A DNA window from Nitrospira sp. contains the following coding sequences:
- a CDS encoding DNAbinding1 domain-containing protein (MaGe:77307880) — protein sequence MRRTILFESRWGWMGIAESGKGIDGIVLPQTSKQRVLAVFREQASDALVLESSSQLEMAQAQVLDYLAGKRQTFDVPLDLSRGTVFQRQVWRALLRVPYGKLRSYQWVALRVGGRQYARAVGNAVGANPLPIIVPCHRIVAQDATLGGFSGGLPTKRKLLTLEGTLVQLQRGRT from the coding sequence ATGCGGCGGACGATTTTATTCGAGTCACGCTGGGGCTGGATGGGAATTGCTGAATCCGGCAAAGGGATTGACGGCATCGTGTTGCCGCAGACCTCGAAGCAGCGGGTGCTTGCCGTTTTCCGCGAGCAAGCGTCGGATGCGCTGGTTCTGGAATCGTCTTCGCAATTGGAAATGGCGCAGGCGCAGGTGCTCGACTATCTCGCAGGCAAGCGGCAGACGTTCGATGTGCCATTGGATCTTTCGCGCGGCACCGTATTTCAACGACAGGTCTGGCGGGCGCTCTTGCGGGTGCCCTATGGCAAGCTCCGATCCTATCAGTGGGTCGCGTTGCGTGTCGGTGGCCGACAGTATGCCCGCGCCGTCGGTAACGCGGTGGGGGCCAATCCGTTGCCTATTATTGTTCCGTGCCATCGGATTGTGGCGCAGGACGCGACGCTGGGCGGGTTCTCCGGCGGGCTGCCGACCAAGCGCAAGCTTCTGACTCTTGAGGGCACGCTGGTCCAGCTGCAGCGTGGACGGACCTGA
- a CDS encoding TPMphosphatase domain-containing protein (MaGe:77307877), translating to MSITNMSRAWRKPARLFVFLAMLLSQDLAWSLDVPPLTGRVMDLAHVLSTSETDRLTADLQAHETATGNQVVVLTLPSLEGEPLEPFAHRVATTWKLGQKGTDNGALLLVALKERKVRIEVGYGLEGALTDAKSAQIMRNEIVPHFRARDLPGGIVAGVAAILKTIEGTYQAPERPTVSAGGGDTIGQVLMALIVGVVVGLALSNVNRVAGALAGTGLSLWLSPWLIPALVAGLGTLLLVLVLGGATPGRRGRGFDDWTSYSSRGGGWGGGGFGGGGGGFSGGGGDFGGGGASGDW from the coding sequence ATGTCTATCACCAACATGAGCCGTGCCTGGCGCAAGCCGGCGCGGCTCTTTGTCTTTCTGGCGATGCTCCTGAGCCAAGACCTGGCCTGGTCGCTCGACGTGCCGCCGCTGACTGGGCGGGTCATGGATTTGGCCCATGTCTTATCGACGAGCGAGACGGATCGACTGACGGCCGATCTTCAGGCACATGAGACGGCCACCGGCAATCAAGTCGTCGTGCTGACACTGCCGTCGCTTGAAGGCGAACCGCTCGAACCGTTTGCGCATCGCGTCGCCACGACATGGAAACTCGGTCAGAAGGGAACGGACAACGGGGCGTTGCTGCTTGTGGCGTTGAAGGAGCGCAAAGTCCGAATCGAAGTAGGCTATGGGCTTGAGGGGGCGTTGACGGATGCCAAGTCGGCCCAGATCATGCGCAACGAGATCGTTCCGCATTTTCGCGCCAGGGATTTGCCGGGCGGGATTGTCGCTGGGGTTGCTGCGATTCTGAAGACCATCGAAGGGACCTATCAAGCGCCGGAGCGGCCGACGGTTTCTGCCGGCGGCGGCGACACTATCGGTCAAGTTCTGATGGCGCTGATCGTCGGAGTGGTCGTCGGTCTCGCGTTGTCGAATGTGAATCGCGTGGCCGGCGCTCTAGCCGGCACGGGGCTTTCGTTGTGGCTGTCTCCCTGGTTGATTCCAGCTCTTGTCGCGGGCCTAGGCACCTTGCTGCTCGTATTGGTGTTAGGAGGTGCGACGCCGGGTCGCCGAGGTCGTGGATTCGACGACTGGACATCGTACAGCAGCCGGGGTGGAGGCTGGGGCGGCGGCGGGTTCGGCGGTGGAGGAGGAGGGTTCAGCGGAGGGGGCGGAGATTTCGGGGGAGGAGGCGCGAGTGGCGACTGGTAA
- a CDS encoding PilZ domain-containing protein (MaGe:77307874): MARQLTCPQCRKDTVSRARPQSPREHVASWVWISPFYCQECSYRFLACRIGLVEAKHAIDRREHLRIPVRLFLSFSGGKVRGEGIVMDLSMGGCIIKSDAQVHVDDIFYLEIAIFDEESPIEVAAMVRSISSRGIAFKFLRKAQENKQLLAFIQSNAGATSAVLPKVMASPVAH; the protein is encoded by the coding sequence ATGGCCCGTCAGCTCACATGCCCGCAATGCCGGAAGGATACGGTCTCGCGGGCGCGCCCACAGTCGCCTCGGGAACATGTGGCGTCATGGGTTTGGATTTCGCCGTTTTACTGCCAGGAATGCAGCTACCGGTTTCTGGCCTGCCGAATCGGGCTGGTAGAAGCGAAACATGCCATTGATCGCCGCGAGCACCTTCGGATTCCCGTACGGTTGTTTCTCTCTTTTTCCGGAGGCAAGGTTCGAGGCGAAGGAATCGTGATGGACCTGTCGATGGGCGGCTGCATTATCAAGAGCGACGCACAGGTCCATGTCGACGATATTTTCTATCTTGAAATTGCGATTTTCGATGAGGAGTCTCCAATCGAAGTGGCGGCGATGGTTCGATCGATCAGTTCTCGCGGGATTGCTTTCAAATTTCTTCGGAAGGCGCAAGAGAACAAACAGTTGCTTGCCTTCATTCAATCCAATGCCGGAGCGACGTCAGCCGTTCTGCCCAAAGTGATGGCCTCTCCGGTTGCCCACTAG
- a CDS encoding Biosynthetic peptidoglycan transglycosylase (MaGe:77307885), translated as MPKTKKQQTLARILLWTVLLLGVPLGLLALTWLLTLPDVALLAKTNPGPTALMEHRQTLALSQRKPVPRQWTWVPLSRISRHLQHAAVAAEDASFFIHEGFDWEGIKDAAIHNLEAGELTRGGSTITQQLAKNLYLSTERSLLRKAREALITRSLEHHLTKGRILELYLNVAEWGNGVYGAEAAARHHFGKSAQDLTAEEAAWLAAILPSPRRYDPLRKTAFLNKRHQRILRGMNRIPTSSPAH; from the coding sequence ATGCCCAAAACCAAGAAACAACAGACTCTCGCACGCATACTGCTCTGGACCGTCTTACTTCTCGGAGTCCCGCTCGGCCTCCTCGCCTTAACCTGGCTGCTGACGTTGCCGGATGTGGCGCTTCTCGCCAAGACCAATCCAGGTCCGACGGCACTGATGGAACATCGGCAGACCCTCGCGCTGAGCCAGCGGAAGCCGGTCCCACGGCAATGGACCTGGGTGCCGCTTTCCCGCATCTCCCGCCATCTGCAGCATGCCGCCGTGGCTGCCGAAGATGCATCGTTTTTTATTCACGAAGGATTCGACTGGGAAGGGATCAAGGATGCGGCGATCCACAATCTCGAAGCCGGAGAACTGACACGAGGCGGCAGTACGATCACTCAGCAACTGGCGAAAAACCTCTATCTGTCGACCGAGCGCTCACTCTTACGGAAAGCCCGCGAGGCGCTGATCACCAGATCGTTGGAACACCATCTGACCAAGGGGCGGATTCTCGAGCTGTACCTGAACGTCGCGGAATGGGGGAATGGCGTCTATGGCGCCGAAGCGGCGGCGCGCCATCACTTTGGAAAATCAGCCCAAGACCTCACCGCAGAAGAGGCGGCCTGGCTGGCTGCCATCCTGCCTTCGCCACGCCGGTACGATCCACTCCGAAAGACGGCGTTCTTGAATAAACGCCATCAGCGCATCCTGAGAGGCATGAACCGGATTCCCACCTCTTCCCCGGCGCACTGA
- a CDS encoding Glyoxalase (MaGe:77307884), translating to MSRSLFHLAFPVHDLAATKHFYVEGLGCTLGRESANAITLGLAGNQLVGHREPEETSVQAGIYPRHFGLVFLDRSDWEATAERARQKGLPFYQQPLVRFPGMRIEHRTFFLEDPSRNLLEFKHYTYETAIFGERDAHTIGDAE from the coding sequence ATGAGCCGCAGCCTCTTTCACCTCGCTTTTCCCGTTCACGATCTTGCTGCCACAAAACACTTTTATGTCGAAGGACTGGGCTGCACACTCGGGCGCGAGTCGGCGAACGCCATCACTTTGGGATTGGCCGGGAATCAGCTGGTGGGGCATCGTGAGCCGGAAGAGACTTCGGTGCAGGCAGGGATCTATCCACGCCATTTTGGGCTGGTCTTTCTCGATCGATCGGATTGGGAGGCCACAGCCGAACGAGCCCGGCAGAAGGGCCTGCCGTTTTATCAACAGCCGCTGGTGCGATTTCCCGGCATGCGCATCGAGCATCGCACCTTCTTTCTTGAAGACCCGTCGCGAAACCTGCTCGAGTTTAAACATTACACTTATGAGACGGCGATTTTTGGCGAGCGAGATGCTCACACTATCGGCGATGCCGAGTAA
- a CDS encoding LemA family protein (MaGe:77307876): MGRARVMNLAVGLVILFAGLTSGCGYNDLQGLDEDTKAAWSEVINQYQRRADLIPNLVATVKGYAEHEKETLEGVVQARAQATGIQVTPETLKDPAAFEQFQKAQAGLTSALGRLIAIAENYPNLKADQSFRDLQSQLEGTENRIAVARKRYIDRVAEYNKMVRFFPTNLTAKFLLHMEEKPNFTVADEKAVAKPPEVKF; this comes from the coding sequence ATGGGACGTGCGCGTGTGATGAACCTGGCGGTCGGCCTTGTGATCCTCTTTGCAGGATTGACGTCGGGGTGCGGTTATAACGATCTCCAAGGATTGGACGAAGATACCAAGGCCGCGTGGAGCGAGGTCATCAATCAATATCAGCGCCGGGCCGATCTCATTCCCAACCTCGTGGCGACGGTGAAAGGTTACGCCGAACATGAGAAGGAGACGCTTGAAGGCGTCGTGCAGGCGCGCGCGCAGGCGACCGGCATTCAGGTGACCCCCGAGACCTTGAAGGATCCGGCCGCCTTCGAACAGTTCCAGAAGGCTCAGGCCGGACTCACCAGCGCATTGGGGCGGCTCATCGCCATTGCCGAGAACTATCCGAATTTGAAAGCCGATCAAAGCTTCCGGGATTTGCAGAGCCAATTGGAGGGAACGGAGAATCGCATTGCCGTCGCGCGCAAGCGCTATATCGACCGGGTGGCGGAGTACAATAAAATGGTCCGCTTTTTCCCGACCAATTTGACGGCGAAATTCCTTCTTCACATGGAAGAGAAGCCGAACTTTACGGTAGCGGATGAGAAGGCCGTGGCGAAGCCGCCAGAGGTGAAGTTCTAA
- a CDS encoding putative lipid II flippase MurJ (Evidence 3 : Putative function from multiple computational evidences; MaGe:77307879): protein MSESSTPATPAPSVLNDQRSVVKAAGLIGVGTFASRILGFIRDMVMAGLFGATAAADAFYVAFRVPSLLRELFAEGSMSAAFIPVFTEYHQQKTKREAWELASAVFTTLLTIVTGTVLIGIAATPVIVWYLAPGFHDDPAKLTLAIVLSRVMFPYLLFISLAALAMGILNSLRAFAAPAFSPLFLNVFMIGCALFLSPRLPEPIIGVAIGVVAGGAAQFAMQLPGLARRGFLFGWRFDPGHPGVRRIGRLMVPSLLGLSVTQINLTVSTILASFFVGGPTYLFYGMRLIQFPLGIFGVALATAILPTLSAQAARGAKDELRTTFGFGLRMILFIILPAMAGLILLRTPIVHLFFEHGTFTAHDTAETALAVLCYAVGLWAFGGVRIIVAVFYSLQDTTLPAISAAVAVAANIALSLALMPLLGAAGLALATALAAMVNGGILIVVLNRRLGGVEWGSVGRSSLRVVLAALPLMAICSWVANVSLWAHSGDWVEKSALLLGAIGISAGSYLGVHALLKSDELNMVLGMVRRKLGRAAGQ, encoded by the coding sequence ATGTCCGAATCGAGCACACCCGCGACTCCCGCCCCATCGGTATTGAACGATCAACGCTCAGTGGTCAAGGCTGCCGGCCTTATCGGCGTCGGCACCTTTGCCAGCCGGATTCTCGGATTTATCCGGGACATGGTCATGGCCGGCCTGTTCGGCGCGACGGCGGCGGCCGATGCGTTTTATGTCGCATTCCGGGTTCCCAGTCTGTTGCGCGAGCTCTTCGCCGAGGGCTCCATGTCGGCGGCCTTCATTCCTGTTTTTACCGAATATCATCAACAGAAAACCAAGCGCGAGGCCTGGGAGCTGGCCAGCGCCGTCTTCACGACGCTGCTGACGATCGTGACGGGAACGGTGCTGATCGGCATTGCCGCGACGCCCGTCATCGTCTGGTATCTCGCGCCTGGTTTTCATGACGATCCGGCTAAGCTCACCTTAGCCATTGTCCTTTCGCGCGTGATGTTTCCCTATCTGCTGTTTATCAGCCTGGCCGCGCTGGCCATGGGGATTTTGAATTCGCTGCGGGCGTTTGCGGCACCCGCGTTCTCCCCGCTGTTTCTGAATGTGTTTATGATCGGCTGCGCGCTATTTCTGTCGCCGCGGCTGCCGGAGCCGATTATCGGCGTGGCTATTGGGGTAGTGGCGGGCGGCGCGGCGCAGTTTGCGATGCAACTGCCAGGATTGGCTCGCCGAGGTTTTCTATTCGGTTGGCGGTTCGATCCAGGGCATCCGGGTGTCAGGCGAATCGGCCGTCTGATGGTGCCCTCGTTGCTGGGCCTGTCGGTGACGCAAATCAATCTGACGGTGAGCACGATTCTCGCCTCGTTTTTTGTGGGTGGGCCGACCTATTTGTTCTATGGGATGCGGTTGATCCAGTTTCCGCTCGGCATCTTTGGCGTGGCCCTGGCAACGGCGATTCTTCCAACACTCTCCGCTCAGGCAGCGCGGGGCGCGAAGGACGAATTACGGACGACGTTCGGATTTGGGTTGCGGATGATTCTCTTCATCATCCTGCCGGCGATGGCCGGGTTGATTCTGTTGCGTACCCCGATCGTGCACTTGTTTTTTGAGCACGGGACTTTCACGGCGCACGATACGGCGGAAACGGCGCTGGCGGTGTTGTGCTATGCCGTTGGCCTCTGGGCTTTCGGCGGTGTGCGCATCATTGTGGCGGTCTTCTATTCCCTGCAGGATACGACGCTTCCCGCGATCTCCGCCGCGGTTGCGGTGGCGGCGAACATCGCGCTCTCGCTGGCGCTGATGCCGCTACTCGGCGCCGCCGGGCTGGCGCTGGCGACGGCGCTGGCGGCTATGGTTAACGGGGGGATTTTGATTGTCGTTTTGAATCGCCGCTTGGGTGGTGTGGAATGGGGATCGGTGGGGCGATCGTCTCTCAGAGTTGTGCTCGCCGCTCTTCCGTTGATGGCAATCTGTTCCTGGGTCGCGAATGTCTCGCTCTGGGCACATTCTGGCGACTGGGTTGAAAAGTCGGCGTTGCTGCTCGGCGCGATCGGGATCAGCGCGGGGAGCTATTTAGGGGTCCATGCGTTGCTGAAGTCCGATGAATTGAATATGGTCTTGGGAATGGTCCGAAGAAAACTTGGCCGGGCGGCTGGCCAGTAA
- a CDS encoding TPMphosphatase domain-containing protein (MaGe:77307878), with protein MATGKASALSAADRERIRQAVAAAEQRTAAEIVPMIVARSGRYRDAQHWGGLIAGLTTLALLLTVEVSWLPWGWHASNAAWLVFAVTLAYLSGAWVGTWPSVIRLLTSQARLRYKVALRAERAFAQHALSQTRDHTGVLIMLSMFERQIYVLPDRSLAALVPAERWKPVVQAAVEHLRGGDIAAGLSMAITACGAILAEACPGHAGDNPNELPDHVIDER; from the coding sequence GTGGCGACTGGTAAAGCGTCGGCGTTGTCCGCGGCAGATCGCGAACGCATCCGGCAGGCGGTTGCTGCGGCCGAGCAGCGGACCGCAGCTGAAATCGTGCCGATGATCGTCGCGCGATCCGGCCGCTATCGAGACGCGCAACATTGGGGCGGACTGATCGCCGGGCTCACGACCTTGGCGCTGTTGCTGACCGTCGAGGTCTCGTGGTTGCCCTGGGGATGGCATGCCTCGAATGCCGCCTGGCTGGTGTTCGCTGTTACCCTCGCCTATTTGTCCGGGGCCTGGGTTGGGACCTGGCCGTCCGTTATCCGCCTGCTGACCTCTCAGGCGCGCCTGCGATACAAGGTCGCGCTCAGGGCCGAGCGGGCGTTCGCGCAGCATGCCCTGTCGCAGACGCGCGACCATACAGGCGTGCTGATCATGCTCTCGATGTTTGAGCGGCAAATCTATGTCTTGCCGGATCGTTCGCTGGCGGCACTGGTGCCGGCAGAACGCTGGAAGCCGGTGGTGCAGGCGGCGGTTGAACATCTGCGAGGCGGCGACATTGCCGCGGGGCTTTCAATGGCGATTACCGCGTGCGGTGCGATTTTGGCAGAGGCTTGCCCGGGGCATGCCGGCGATAATCCCAACGAATTGCCCGACCACGTCATCGACGAACGGTAG
- a CDS encoding putative GTP-binding protein EngB (Evidence 3 : Putative function from multiple computational evidences; MaGe:77307886), with the protein MKILSSEFIKSCASAEQFPQGELPEIAVAGRSNVGKSSLINSLLHRRGLAKVSRTPGKTRAVNLFQIATSDPGLAKLYLVDLPGYGYAKVSKSIRAEWGPLIESYVAEQPSLMAVVLLVECRVVTEQDRQTVAWLQSIGREPVIVATKVDKLRPSERVRTLRQTHRDLGLPEGQQLIPYSVVTGEGRDQLWGALRDLVKT; encoded by the coding sequence ATGAAAATTCTTTCATCTGAGTTTATCAAAAGTTGCGCGTCGGCAGAACAGTTTCCTCAGGGGGAGTTGCCGGAGATTGCCGTCGCGGGGCGGTCGAATGTCGGGAAGTCGTCGCTGATTAATTCATTGCTCCATCGAAGAGGGCTTGCCAAAGTCAGTCGAACGCCTGGCAAGACGCGGGCGGTGAATCTCTTTCAAATTGCCACCTCGGATCCAGGGTTGGCGAAGTTGTATCTGGTGGATCTTCCGGGCTACGGATATGCGAAGGTCTCCAAATCCATCCGCGCGGAATGGGGGCCGCTGATTGAATCGTATGTGGCCGAGCAGCCGTCGTTGATGGCGGTGGTCTTGTTAGTGGAATGCCGGGTGGTCACGGAGCAAGATCGCCAGACCGTGGCCTGGTTGCAATCGATCGGGCGCGAGCCGGTTATCGTAGCGACCAAGGTCGACAAGCTCAGACCGAGCGAACGGGTGCGGACCCTTCGTCAAACGCATCGCGATCTCGGATTACCGGAAGGGCAGCAGCTCATCCCCTATTCAGTGGTGACGGGAGAAGGGCGGGATCAGCTCTGGGGGGCGCTGCGGGATCTCGTCAAAACTTGA
- a CDS encoding Survival protein SurA precursor (Peptidyl-prolyl cis-trans isomerase SurA) (MaGe:77307887), translating into MQLNSSSRTIVRVALGLLLSLPWFTPATPAISAPQVEDRIVAVVNADLIMQSDVKRELAPEQERIRRQYRGDELDQRLKTAEYMALTKMIERRLQLQEAATKNVDVSDQEVKQAIQQMKQQGETVDEKDPLSVRNVRDQLTLLKVVDREVRNGVMVGSAEMKRYYKEHQTRFALPEEYTLSQILIQPRSADGAAEALEKARIVMAELKRGEKFEDAALRYSDGPNASRGGRLGLVRQGELLPAIERAIAPLVPGGVSEIVETPEGYHIVRVDERTPKQFRPFEEVKFEIQSLVFQQKSEDVFQSWLVGLKNKAYIDIKF; encoded by the coding sequence GTGCAGCTGAATTCGTCTTCCCGCACCATCGTTCGTGTCGCGCTTGGGCTGCTGCTCTCTCTGCCTTGGTTCACGCCCGCCACCCCGGCCATCTCTGCCCCCCAAGTGGAGGATCGGATTGTGGCAGTGGTGAATGCCGACCTCATCATGCAATCCGACGTCAAGCGCGAGCTGGCCCCCGAACAAGAGCGCATTCGCCGGCAATACCGCGGCGACGAATTGGATCAGCGCTTGAAGACCGCCGAATACATGGCCCTGACGAAAATGATCGAGCGGCGCCTGCAACTGCAAGAAGCCGCAACCAAGAACGTGGATGTCTCCGATCAGGAAGTGAAGCAGGCCATCCAGCAGATGAAGCAACAAGGCGAGACGGTCGACGAAAAAGATCCGCTGAGTGTGAGAAACGTGCGCGACCAGCTGACCCTTCTCAAAGTCGTCGACCGTGAAGTGCGGAATGGCGTCATGGTCGGAAGCGCGGAAATGAAACGGTACTACAAGGAACACCAGACGCGCTTCGCGCTCCCCGAAGAATACACCCTAAGCCAGATCTTGATTCAACCCCGCTCGGCCGATGGAGCCGCGGAAGCGTTGGAGAAAGCCCGTATTGTGATGGCGGAATTGAAGCGCGGCGAAAAATTCGAGGATGCCGCGTTGCGTTACTCAGATGGGCCGAACGCCTCGCGCGGAGGCCGGCTCGGGCTGGTCAGGCAAGGAGAGCTGCTCCCGGCCATTGAGCGCGCGATTGCGCCGCTGGTGCCGGGCGGGGTTTCCGAGATCGTCGAAACCCCCGAGGGGTATCATATTGTCCGTGTCGATGAGCGGACGCCGAAACAGTTTCGCCCCTTCGAGGAAGTCAAATTTGAAATCCAGTCGCTGGTGTTTCAGCAAAAGAGCGAAGACGTCTTCCAATCCTGGCTGGTCGGCTTGAAGAACAAGGCCTACATTGACATCAAGTTTTGA
- a CDS encoding hypothetical protein (Evidence 4 : Unknown function but conserved in other organisms; MaGe:77307882) gives MRLFDEVEMGTAVPPQHPLRQLFEALTERSFTEHLGWPDLNVAGYVSNLLVDFTHTDQLYKIRTKQDQPVDTVADLLFESEVMLDAQSFEREREVHRHIGDFTLFMAGLFPEYLRRLKTAGLIYHKDFLVDYMKTGKRSYGIVAEFGEQGAEIDPPLFRKLSDNFELCVTGLGFVRSDLERMSDPAYQRVKGLLLN, from the coding sequence TTGCGCTTGTTCGATGAGGTGGAGATGGGAACGGCGGTTCCTCCACAACATCCTCTCCGACAGCTCTTCGAGGCTCTGACTGAGCGGAGCTTTACCGAACATCTTGGATGGCCCGATCTCAATGTCGCGGGCTATGTCTCCAATCTTCTTGTCGATTTTACACATACCGATCAGTTGTATAAGATCCGCACCAAGCAGGATCAGCCGGTCGACACGGTGGCGGATCTGTTGTTTGAATCCGAGGTGATGCTGGATGCCCAATCCTTCGAACGCGAGCGGGAGGTGCATCGGCATATCGGGGACTTCACCTTGTTTATGGCGGGGCTGTTTCCGGAATATTTACGGCGGTTGAAAACAGCAGGGTTGATTTATCACAAGGATTTTCTCGTGGATTATATGAAAACCGGCAAGCGCTCGTACGGCATCGTCGCCGAATTCGGCGAGCAGGGAGCCGAGATCGATCCGCCGTTGTTCCGGAAGCTTTCCGACAATTTTGAACTCTGCGTCACTGGGCTTGGGTTTGTCCGGTCCGATCTTGAGCGTATGAGCGATCCCGCCTATCAACGCGTGAAGGGTCTGTTGCTCAATTGA
- a CDS encoding hypothetical protein (Evidence 4 : Unknown function but conserved in other organisms; MaGe:77307875) → MSLESSSHLSGGFQVRHRALGIYQGSAIELAFWHPSSGMPEYGLCRFSTEIRAQALVDFLCSPMCGEPMARGELAIEPYDLAEHNRLIDEHPLPSAWETPI, encoded by the coding sequence ATGTCGCTGGAGTCGTCGTCTCATCTATCGGGCGGGTTTCAAGTGCGGCACCGCGCGCTGGGTATCTATCAAGGCAGTGCGATCGAGCTGGCCTTCTGGCACCCGTCATCGGGAATGCCGGAATACGGCCTCTGTCGTTTCTCCACGGAAATACGGGCTCAGGCACTGGTCGATTTTCTCTGCTCGCCGATGTGCGGAGAGCCGATGGCTCGCGGCGAGCTGGCCATCGAACCCTACGATCTCGCCGAACACAACCGGTTGATCGACGAACACCCGCTCCCCTCCGCCTGGGAAACGCCGATCTAG
- a CDS encoding putative Isoaspartyl peptidase (Evidence 3 : Putative function from multiple computational evidences; MaGe:77307883) translates to MTATQAGCLTAALEIGYHLLDRGAPALTAVEQAVRALEQSGLFNAGRGSHVQLDGVRRMDASIMEGRDLQAGAVASIEGIVHPISAARSVMEQTTHVLLVGKPASTFAKHCKLERQPRRPSGHAVRTATMTKTWSPKTLALYQAMMSSGPVLRKRAGKETVGAVALDRTGTVAAGASTGGIDMMLPGRVGDTPIIGCGVYADNDSGAVSMTGLGEGIIRIAVAKEICDRLEQGERPALAARQVLQKLVRRIDGAAGTLVLAPDGRFVITHVTPRMAAGWWNGKGRPTVKDCFR, encoded by the coding sequence ATGACGGCAACTCAGGCCGGCTGTCTCACAGCCGCATTGGAAATTGGCTACCATCTTCTGGATCGCGGTGCGCCGGCCCTCACGGCCGTGGAGCAGGCGGTTCGCGCGCTGGAGCAGAGTGGGCTTTTCAATGCCGGCCGTGGCTCGCATGTCCAGCTCGACGGAGTGCGGCGCATGGATGCGTCGATTATGGAAGGGCGGGATTTGCAGGCCGGGGCGGTCGCGTCGATTGAAGGGATTGTCCATCCGATTTCAGCCGCGCGATCGGTGATGGAACAGACGACGCATGTCTTGCTTGTCGGGAAGCCTGCGTCGACATTCGCCAAGCATTGCAAGTTGGAACGGCAGCCGCGCCGCCCCTCCGGCCATGCGGTGCGAACAGCGACGATGACGAAGACCTGGTCTCCGAAAACGCTGGCGCTCTACCAGGCGATGATGTCGAGCGGACCGGTATTGCGGAAGCGAGCTGGAAAGGAAACCGTCGGCGCAGTGGCGTTGGATCGAACTGGTACGGTGGCCGCCGGCGCGTCCACTGGCGGCATCGATATGATGTTGCCGGGGCGTGTCGGCGATACGCCGATTATCGGCTGCGGAGTCTATGCCGATAATGACAGCGGCGCGGTGTCGATGACCGGATTGGGTGAGGGGATCATCCGCATTGCGGTAGCAAAAGAAATCTGCGACCGTCTGGAACAAGGCGAGCGCCCAGCCTTAGCGGCAAGGCAGGTTTTACAGAAACTGGTTCGACGGATCGATGGCGCCGCTGGTACGCTGGTGCTCGCTCCGGACGGCCGATTCGTCATTACCCATGTCACCCCGCGCATGGCAGCCGGCTGGTGGAATGGGAAGGGCCGTCCCACTGTGAAGGATTGCTTCAGATGA